In the genome of Populus alba chromosome 11, ASM523922v2, whole genome shotgun sequence, one region contains:
- the LOC118031342 gene encoding probable ubiquitin-conjugating enzyme E2 24, with the protein MDMLHGDSDWESCSDNGSSSEDIEELDFLYGGRASSIFSGLEESIGKIDDFLSFERGFVHGDIVSSVTDPSGQMGRVVNVNMLVNLENRHGKIIKDVDSKKLLKIRSISVGDYVVHGPWIGRVDKVVDNVTVVFDDGTSCEVTAVDQEKLLPISSNMLEDPTYPYYPGQRIRIRLSAVSKSARWLCGVWKENQDVGTVSAVKAGLVYVDWLACALVDLSLPAPQRLQDARNLTLLSCFLHENWQLGDWCMLPLADCKGMNGQIFFDASIIKIIKEDRRTGHGFKGQDPCMNFQDIFVIVKTKTIVDVVWQDGGCSQGLDSQSLLPVNIVNAHDFWPGQFILEKGACDDPHVSDNQKWGVVNCVDAKERTVMVKWKSIGVNHVNNVGNGQIEETVSAYELVEHPDYSYSYGDIVFKNLDQANKNHVNRETGMNADAPLEGSDHGKDQVDYLSCIGYVTGFEDGSVEVTWASSLKTKVSPNDIFRIDKNEVSAETMAQHEHHEEEVNQETVDHDKQFSVLKGKDLLNSISIGDESTKCPWESSSFSLLPQSALGFFTRITEGIFGPFGSTSVSGPIASDLISEDENEFKTPEEKENPETCDLCMEMQPLVAGDMLRFEGTNLKPEINDDQESKEHRSSSVSKRPERFDQFDMVADCSDHHFLDGAGNVPALSQVKRGWLRKVQQEWSILEKNLPESIYVRIYEDRMDLLRAAIVGSNGTPYHDGLFFFDIFLPPGYPHEPPLVHYRSGGLRVNPNLYESGKICLSLLNTWTGSGSEVWSPESSSILQVLLSLQALVLNEKPYFNEAGYDKQIGRAEGEKNSISYNENAFLMTWKSMLYLLRQPPKHFEPLIEEHLKLRSQNILLACKSYLEGAPVAYALDSGSTEHENQKGGSTGFKIMLGKLFPKLVEAFSGKGIDCSRFTEEEK; encoded by the exons ATGGATATGCTCCACGGCGACTCTGACTGGGAAAGTTGCAGTGATAATGGTAGTAGCAGTGAGGACATAGAGGAACTTGACTTTCTGTATGGCGGGAGGGCTAGCAGCATTTTCTCTGGCCTGGAGGAAAGCATAGGTAAAATTGATGATTTCCTCTCATTTGAGAGAGGCTTTGTACATGGGGACATTGTTTCTTCTGTGACTGATCCATCTGGACAGATGGGCAGAGTTGTAAATGTTAATATGCTTGTCAACTTGGAAAATAGGCAtggaaaaatcataaaagatgtTGATTCAAAGAAACTTTTGAAGATTCGATCCATTTCAGTGGGGGATTATGTGGTTCATGGGCCATGGATAGGAAGGGTTGATAAAGTTGTTGACAATGTCACTGTTGTATTTGATGATGGGACATCTTGTGAGGTTACTGCAGTGGATCAAGAAAAGCTCTTGCCTATTTCTTCTAACATGCTTGAAGATCCAACATATCCATATTATCCAGGACAGAGAATACGGATTAGGCTCTCAGCAGTGTCTAAATCAGCTAGATGGTTATGTGGAGTTTGGAAGGAAAATCAGGATGTAGGGACTGTTTCTGCTGTAAAAGCAGGTTTAGTGTATGTTGATTGGCTTGCCTGTGCTCTTGTTGATTTGAGTTTGCCTGCTCCTCAGCGTTTGCAGGATGCGAGAAACTTGACTTTGTTGTCATGCTTCTTGCATGAAAATTGGCAGCTTGGTGATTGGTGCATGCTTCCTTTGGCTGATTGTAAGGGTATGAATGGGCAGATATTTTTTGATGCATCTATCATTAAGATCATTAAAGAGGACAGGAGGACGGGCCATGGGTTTAAGGGACAGGACCCTTGCATGAATTTTCAGGATATATTTGTTATTGTGAAGACAAAAACCATTGTTGATGTTGTGTGGCAGGATGGTGGGTGCTCGCAGGGATTGGATTCGCAGTCTCTGCTTCCTGTAAATATTGTAAATGCTCATGATTTCTGGCCAGGGCAGTTCATATTAGAGAAGGGTGCTTGTGATGATCCACATGTTTCAGATAACCAAAAATGGGGTGTTGTGAATTGTGTGGATGCGAAGGAACGGACTGTTATGGTGAAATGGAAATCCATTGGAGTGAACCATGTTAACAATGTAGGAAATGGTCAGATTGAGGAAACTGTTAGTGCTTACGAGCTAGTTGAACACCCTGACTACTCCTACTCTTATGGggatattgtatttaaaaactTGGATCAGGCTAATAAAAACCATGTGAACAGAGAGACTGGAATGAATGCAGATGCTCCCCTTGAAGGAAGTGACCATGGTAAAGATCAGGTTGATTACCTGTCCTGTATTGGCTATGTGACTGGCTTTGAAGATGGTAGCGTTGAGGTGACTTGGGCTTCTAGTCTCAAAACCAAG GTTTCACCTAACGACATTTTTCGAATtgataaaaatgaagtttcaGCTGAAACAATGGCGCAACATGAACATCATGAAGAGGAAGTGAATCAAGAGACAGTTGATCATGACAAACAATTTTCAGTCCTGAAAGGAAAG GACTTGCTAAATTCCATTAGCATTGGTGATGAGAGCACTAAGTGCCCGTGGGAATCCAGTTCCTTTTCCCTTCTTCCTCAATCTGCTCTTGGATTTTTCACAAGGATTACAGAAGGTATATTTGGACCCTTTGGTTCCACATCAGTGTCTGGCCCAATAGCATCTGACCTTATTTCTGAAGATGAAAATGAATTCAAGACAcctgaagagaaagaaaatccaGAAACTTGTGATCTGTGCATGGAGATGCAACCTTTAGTAGCTGGTGACATGCTGAGATTTGAAGGGACAAATTTAAAGCCAGAAATCAATGATGATCAGGAGAGCAAAGAACATCGATCTTCATCTGTCAGCAAGAGGCCAGAACGGTTCGATCAATTTGATATGGTTGCTGATTGTTCTGACCACCACTTTCTTGATGGTGCAGGGAATGTGCCAGCATTGTCTCAG GTGAAAAGAGGTTGGTTGAGGAAGGTTCAACAGGAGTGGAGTATTCTAGAAAAGAATCTTCCTG AGTCAATCTATGTCCGCATCTATGAGGATAGGATGGATCTTCTTCGTGCAGCCATTGTTGGTTCAAATGGAACTCCATATCATGATGGACTGttcttttttgatatttttcttcctCCAGGGTATCCTCATGAACCACCT CTGGTGCATTACCGTTCTGGTGGACTTCGGGTGAATCCAAATCTGTATGAGTCTGGAAAAATCTGTCTGAGTCTCCTCAACACATGGACAGGCTCAGGCTCTGAAGTATGGAGTCCAGAAAGCTCCAGTATTCTTCAAGTTCTTCTCTCCCTCCAGGCCCTTGTGCTTAATGAAAAACCCTACTTTAACGAGGCTGGGTATGATAAGCAGATAGGAAGAGCTGAGGGAGAGAAAAACTCTATAAGCTATAACGAAAACGCATTCCTTATGACCTGGAAATCCATGCTTTACCTGCTCCGCCAACCACCAAAG CATTTTGAGCCACTCATAGAGGAGCACTTAAAGCTACGTTCTCAGAATATTCTATTGGCTTGTAAATCATATCTGGAAGGAGCTCCGGTGGCGTATGCACTCGACTCTGGAAGCACCGAGCATGAAAATCAAAAGGGTGGTTCGACAGGGTTCAAAATCATGCTTGGAAAGCTCTTCCCAAAGCTCGTAGAGGCATTTTCTGGTAAAGGAATCGATTGCAGCCGATTCACTGAGGAAGAGAAATGA